From one uncultured Bacteroides sp. genomic stretch:
- a CDS encoding electron transfer flavoprotein subunit alpha/FixB family protein has protein sequence MNNLFVYCEIEDGIIADVSLELLTKGRSLANQLKCQLEAVVAGYKLDDIEKQAIPYGVDKLHVFDAEGLYPYTSLPHTSILVNLFKEEKPQICLMGATVIGRDLGPRVSSALTSGLTADCTALEIGDHEEKKENKVYQNLLYQIRPAFGGNIVATIVNPEHRPQMATVREGVMKKQILSTDYKGKVIRHEVSKYVADTDYVVKVIERHIEKSKTNIKGAPIVVAGGYGVGSKDNFKLLFDLAKVLNGEVGASRAAVDAGFADHDRQIGQTGVTVRPKLYIACGISGQIQHIAGMQESAMIISINNDPEAPINTIADYVINGTVEEVVPKMIKYYKQNSK, from the coding sequence ATGAACAATTTATTTGTATATTGCGAAATAGAAGACGGCATTATTGCTGACGTAAGCCTTGAACTGCTTACCAAAGGCCGTTCTTTAGCTAACCAGTTAAAATGCCAATTGGAGGCAGTTGTTGCCGGTTACAAATTAGACGATATTGAAAAGCAAGCGATTCCTTATGGAGTAGACAAGTTACACGTATTTGATGCAGAAGGACTCTATCCATACACTTCATTACCACACACTTCTATCCTGGTAAACCTTTTTAAAGAAGAAAAACCTCAGATATGTCTAATGGGAGCTACTGTTATCGGCCGCGACCTGGGTCCTCGTGTTTCTTCAGCTTTGACCAGCGGATTAACAGCAGACTGCACTGCTCTTGAGATTGGTGATCACGAAGAAAAGAAAGAAAACAAAGTTTACCAGAACCTTCTTTATCAGATTCGTCCTGCTTTTGGTGGTAACATTGTTGCTACAATTGTAAACCCAGAACATCGTCCACAAATGGCAACCGTTCGTGAAGGTGTGATGAAAAAACAAATTCTTTCTACTGATTACAAAGGAAAAGTAATCCGCCACGAAGTAAGTAAATATGTAGCAGACACTGATTATGTAGTAAAAGTCATTGAACGTCACATAGAAAAATCAAAAACGAATATTAAAGGAGCACCTATCGTTGTAGCCGGAGGTTACGGAGTAGGTTCTAAAGATAACTTCAAGTTGCTTTTTGATCTTGCTAAAGTACTGAACGGAGAAGTAGGAGCTTCACGTGCCGCTGTAGATGCAGGCTTTGCCGATCACGATCGTCAGATTGGTCAGACCGGTGTTACTGTTCGCCCAAAACTGTATATCGCTTGCGGTATCTCAGGACAAATTCAGCATATCGCAGGTATGCAGGAAAGCGCAATGATTATCTCTATTAACAATGATCCGGAGGCACCGATCAACACAATAGCAGATTATGTAATCAACGGAACAGTAGAAGAAGTTGTGCCGAAGATGATTAAGTACTATAAACAAAACTCTAAATAG
- a CDS encoding TonB family protein produces the protein MKGIIISLLIATGFCQIIAAQDTVYINKKYQWVDNKADAVEYGVISHEGKSTLVAFYTPDGRAKGVGSYSLYTAHKRIKNGRCTYLYPNGKDSLVCVMVNNLVEGQSISYFPNGKEHIISTYKKAVLNGPLIQYYENGKLKRKEQYEGNKSIGGHLYDTNGKELDYIPYFALPEFKGGEQVLLNLVFENLHYPQDALAKKISGKVYVRFMVSKDGSASEIDVLKHVYPSLDVEAVRVVKEIARHYKWTPATQDGIPQNVYYVIPISFQNPV, from the coding sequence ATGAAAGGAATCATCATTAGTTTATTGATAGCAACTGGTTTTTGCCAGATAATTGCCGCCCAAGACACTGTTTATATTAATAAAAAGTATCAATGGGTAGACAATAAAGCTGATGCTGTGGAATACGGAGTAATAAGCCATGAAGGAAAAAGCACTCTTGTTGCTTTCTATACACCTGATGGCCGGGCAAAGGGAGTAGGAAGTTACTCTTTATATACTGCTCATAAACGCATTAAAAATGGCAGATGCACTTATCTTTACCCTAATGGAAAAGATAGCCTTGTCTGTGTAATGGTTAACAATTTAGTTGAAGGGCAATCTATAAGTTATTTCCCAAATGGGAAAGAACATATAATATCCACATACAAGAAAGCGGTGCTAAATGGTCCTCTGATTCAATACTATGAGAATGGTAAGCTGAAGCGTAAAGAACAATATGAAGGCAACAAAAGTATAGGCGGACATTTGTATGATACTAACGGAAAAGAACTGGATTATATACCTTACTTTGCATTGCCTGAATTTAAAGGAGGAGAGCAAGTTTTGTTAAATCTTGTCTTTGAGAATCTGCATTATCCGCAAGATGCTTTGGCAAAAAAGATATCTGGTAAAGTTTATGTCCGCTTCATGGTAAGCAAAGACGGTTCTGCCAGTGAAATAGATGTATTGAAACACGTTTATCCATCTTTAGATGTTGAAGCAGTAAGGGTAGTGAAAGAAATAGCCCGACATTATAAATGGACTCCCGCTACTCAAGATGGCATTCCTCAGAATGTATATTATGTTATTCCTATCTCATTTCAAAATCCCGTTTAA
- a CDS encoding acyl-CoA dehydrogenase family protein translates to MANLYLDTPELKHHLNHPLMKRIVELKERNYADKNNFDYAPVDFEDAMDSYDKVLEIVGEICSEVIAPNAEDVDHEGPQVVNNRVKYASGTAINLKALTDAGLMGVAMPRRFGGLNFSTVPYMMAADMVSTCDAGFENLWGLQDCAETLYEFGNEDQKMRYIPRVCAGETMSMDLTEPDAGSDLQAVMLKASFCEKDNCWYLNGVKRFITNGDADIHLVLARSEEGTHDGRGLSMFIYDKKNGGVNVRRIENKMGIKGSPTCELVFKNAKAELCGDRKLGLIKYVMALMNGARLGIAAQSIGISQAAYNEALAYAKDRKQFGKAIIEFPAVYEILSLMKAKLDASRTLLYETSRFVDIYKCLDDISKERKLTPEERTEQKTFSKFADCFTPLVKGIGSEFANQNAYDCIQIHGGSGFMKDYACERIYRDARITSIYEGTTQLQVVAAIRYVTNGTYLTRLKEYETMPLAPGFEGLRNRLKAMTEKYAIAVEKIVATKDQELLDFMARRLVEMASFTIMAYLLVQDASKCDSFTESAHVFVRFAEGEIDKHALFIQKFDNEELAYYRK, encoded by the coding sequence ATGGCAAACTTATATTTAGATACACCAGAACTGAAGCATCATCTCAATCATCCGTTGATGAAGAGAATCGTTGAACTCAAAGAGCGCAACTATGCTGACAAAAATAATTTTGATTATGCTCCTGTAGATTTCGAGGATGCAATGGACAGCTACGACAAGGTACTGGAGATTGTTGGAGAAATCTGTTCAGAAGTGATTGCACCAAATGCAGAAGATGTAGACCACGAAGGTCCTCAGGTTGTCAACAACCGTGTTAAATATGCCAGCGGTACAGCTATTAACCTGAAAGCATTGACAGATGCCGGTTTAATGGGTGTGGCTATGCCTCGCCGTTTCGGTGGACTTAACTTCTCTACCGTACCTTACATGATGGCAGCCGACATGGTTTCAACCTGCGACGCAGGTTTCGAAAACCTTTGGGGCTTGCAGGATTGTGCGGAAACTCTTTATGAGTTTGGTAATGAAGACCAGAAGATGCGTTATATTCCTCGCGTTTGCGCAGGTGAAACAATGTCTATGGACCTTACCGAACCGGATGCTGGTTCCGACCTTCAGGCTGTAATGCTGAAAGCTTCTTTCTGTGAAAAAGATAACTGCTGGTACCTGAACGGTGTAAAACGTTTCATCACTAACGGTGATGCAGATATCCACTTGGTTCTTGCTCGTTCTGAGGAAGGTACACACGATGGTCGTGGTCTTTCCATGTTTATTTACGACAAGAAAAACGGTGGCGTAAACGTTCGTCGTATTGAGAACAAGATGGGTATCAAAGGATCTCCTACTTGCGAATTAGTCTTCAAAAACGCTAAAGCAGAACTTTGCGGTGACCGTAAACTTGGTTTGATTAAATACGTAATGGCATTGATGAACGGTGCTCGTCTGGGTATTGCTGCTCAGTCTATAGGTATTTCTCAAGCTGCTTACAATGAAGCTTTAGCTTATGCTAAGGATCGTAAACAGTTCGGCAAGGCTATTATTGAATTCCCTGCTGTATACGAAATTCTTTCATTAATGAAAGCCAAACTGGATGCTTCTCGTACACTGTTATATGAAACATCTCGTTTTGTAGACATATACAAATGTCTGGATGATATTTCAAAAGAACGCAAACTTACTCCGGAAGAAAGAACAGAGCAAAAAACTTTCTCTAAATTTGCTGACTGCTTTACTCCGCTGGTTAAAGGTATAGGTAGTGAGTTCGCTAATCAGAATGCTTACGATTGTATTCAGATTCACGGTGGTTCAGGTTTCATGAAAGATTATGCTTGCGAACGTATCTATCGCGATGCACGTATCACTAGTATCTACGAAGGAACTACTCAGCTTCAGGTTGTAGCTGCTATACGTTACGTAACAAATGGTACTTATCTTACTCGCCTGAAAGAGTACGAAACAATGCCTCTTGCTCCAGGATTCGAAGGATTACGTAATCGTCTGAAAGCAATGACTGAGAAATATGCAATTGCAGTTGAGAAGATTGTAGCTACTAAAGATCAGGAGTTACTTGATTTTATGGCTCGCCGCTTAGTTGAAATGGCTTCATTCACCATCATGGCTTACCTATTGGTACAGGATGCTTCCAAATGTGATTCATTTACTGAGTCTGCACACGTATTTGTAAGATTTGCCGAAGGTGAAATTGACAAGCACGCTCTGTTTATTCAGAAATTTGACAACGAAGAATTAGCTTATTACAGAAAGTAA
- a CDS encoding PAS domain S-box protein — protein sequence MMNFIPESQLKNQLSNEFDFLFILNMDGNIITANFAVNNILGYSLNELKGKHFSSVYPDQYKSRSGVTMPLVIKGDVTSCPYPFMKKDKGIIPVDTKFYLGWWNEENVIAAVSTNLSAEYFSKEVFLSIFNSSQVMMAIGTVDSGIIFNANRAFIENIGYSLDEISGKTFQELDLFYDGDQIKKLLSRSNGKGNVKGELTVRTKSGERMVCLFSFEQIEIQDNTYMLAAATNITQRKQMEENLKHLNNQQKLLADIAQLLNKSDNFDDIINVVLRLIGQHTNVSRVCIYENTLDELFTSNTYEWCNEGIASKKKAIQKASFEDIPSWKKIINSQGHLSSSNILELPDDIAGILEHFEIKSVLVYPLYIQNHLWGFVGFDDCLHNRVWLDDEINLLKTVTGNIANALERKLYLNQFKNSEMRLRLALDGAREGMWDWDLQKDEIYFTDIGYEIIDQNLDESLGKGHKWQSLIHPDDWSWVSELFIDHKKSKIDYFEATFRVIGRSGKEKWILNHGRVIERDKDGLAIRAIGTLIDISKQKETEEQLKRLLTTKDKLFSIISHDLRGPIGSFMQVIELLTSDIQITPDVQDSLLLELKDMSKNTFYLLENLLSWSRSQRSEIVYNPRTIIVNELIKENILLLTNTAGQKSIQIQFEAEANYSAYADYDMVNLVVRNILSNGIKFTRVGGLIVIHISERKGFIEVEIADNGVGMPQEVADKLFTDNNFHSTYGTGNEKGSGLGLVLCKDFVQRNGGSIRVESVQDKGSRFIFTLPVVSKVISSL from the coding sequence ATGATGAATTTTATTCCGGAAAGTCAACTCAAGAATCAGTTAAGTAATGAGTTTGATTTCTTATTCATATTAAATATGGATGGGAACATTATTACAGCTAATTTTGCAGTCAATAATATACTTGGATATTCTCTTAATGAACTTAAAGGAAAGCACTTTTCTTCTGTTTATCCGGATCAATATAAATCAAGATCCGGCGTAACTATGCCTTTGGTCATTAAAGGGGATGTCACTTCTTGTCCATATCCATTTATGAAGAAAGATAAAGGAATAATACCTGTTGATACAAAGTTTTATCTGGGTTGGTGGAATGAAGAAAATGTTATTGCTGCTGTCAGTACTAATTTATCCGCTGAATATTTTTCTAAGGAGGTTTTTCTTAGCATATTTAATAGTTCTCAGGTAATGATGGCGATAGGTACGGTTGACTCTGGCATAATCTTCAATGCAAATCGTGCTTTTATAGAAAACATCGGATATTCTTTGGATGAAATTTCAGGCAAAACATTTCAGGAATTAGACTTGTTTTATGACGGTGATCAAATAAAGAAACTGCTCTCCCGATCTAATGGCAAAGGTAATGTTAAAGGAGAACTTACTGTTAGAACAAAGTCCGGCGAGCGAATGGTTTGCCTTTTCTCTTTCGAACAGATAGAAATTCAGGATAATACCTATATGCTCGCTGCTGCAACTAATATCACTCAAAGAAAGCAGATGGAAGAGAACTTGAAACATCTCAATAATCAGCAGAAATTACTTGCGGATATAGCTCAATTGCTTAATAAATCAGATAACTTTGATGATATTATCAATGTTGTTCTCCGTCTAATAGGGCAACACACTAATGTAAGTCGTGTTTGTATCTACGAAAATACATTGGATGAACTATTTACCAGTAATACTTACGAATGGTGTAATGAAGGCATTGCCAGTAAGAAAAAGGCTATTCAAAAGGCTTCTTTTGAGGATATTCCTTCATGGAAAAAGATTATAAATAGTCAAGGACATCTTTCTTCAAGTAATATTCTTGAACTCCCGGATGATATAGCCGGTATTTTGGAGCATTTTGAGATAAAATCAGTATTGGTTTATCCTCTTTATATTCAGAATCATCTTTGGGGATTCGTTGGCTTTGACGACTGTCTTCATAATAGGGTATGGCTGGATGATGAGATAAACTTGCTTAAAACGGTAACGGGTAATATTGCAAATGCTCTTGAGCGGAAATTATACCTGAATCAATTTAAGAATAGTGAAATGCGACTAAGACTTGCCTTGGATGGGGCAAGAGAAGGAATGTGGGATTGGGATCTTCAGAAAGATGAGATTTACTTTACTGATATTGGTTATGAAATAATTGATCAGAATCTGGATGAATCATTAGGTAAAGGGCACAAATGGCAGAGTCTGATTCATCCTGATGACTGGAGCTGGGTATCAGAACTTTTTATAGATCACAAAAAAAGTAAAATAGATTATTTTGAGGCTACTTTTCGGGTAATAGGCCGGTCGGGTAAGGAGAAATGGATATTAAACCATGGAAGGGTTATTGAGAGAGACAAAGATGGTCTGGCTATTCGCGCTATTGGTACTCTTATTGATATCAGCAAGCAGAAGGAAACTGAAGAGCAATTAAAACGATTGCTTACCACGAAAGACAAACTTTTTTCTATTATCTCACATGATCTTCGTGGTCCGATTGGCAGCTTTATGCAGGTTATTGAACTTCTTACCAGTGATATACAGATTACTCCTGATGTGCAGGATTCTCTGCTTCTTGAGCTGAAGGATATGTCAAAAAATACATTCTACTTGCTGGAGAACTTGCTTAGCTGGTCAAGATCCCAACGAAGTGAGATTGTATATAATCCAAGAACTATCATTGTTAATGAACTAATAAAAGAGAATATATTGTTGCTTACTAATACTGCAGGACAAAAATCAATTCAGATTCAGTTTGAGGCGGAAGCTAATTATTCAGCTTATGCCGATTATGATATGGTTAACCTGGTAGTTCGTAATATACTCTCCAATGGGATAAAGTTTACTCGCGTTGGAGGATTAATCGTTATTCATATCTCTGAACGAAAAGGATTTATTGAAGTCGAGATCGCAGATAATGGAGTTGGGATGCCTCAGGAGGTAGCGGATAAGCTATTTACAGATAATAATTTTCATTCGACTTATGGCACAGGCAATGAAAAAGGATCAGGTTTGGGACTTGTACTTTGCAAAGATTTTGTTCAGCGAAACGGTGGCAGCATAAGAGTGGAAAGTGTTCAGGATAAAGGAAGCAGATTTATTTTTACTTTACCGGTCGTTAGCAAGGTTATTTCTTCGTTATGA
- a CDS encoding low specificity L-threonine aldolase: MRSFASDNNSGVHPLVMEALAKANTDHAFGYGDDQWTAEAVIKIKETFTPDCEPLFVFNGTGSNIVALQLLTRPYNSIICAETAHIYVDECGSPVKSTGCQIRPIDTPDGKLTPELILPHLHGFGDQHHSQPGAIYISQCTELGTVYTVEELKAITELAHQHGMYVHMDGARIANAAAALNVSLKALTVDCGIDVLSLGGTKNGLMMGECVVIFDPSLAKTAKFYRKQSAQLASKMRYLSCQFTAYLTDDLWLKNATHANNMAKLLYEGLKKFPEIKFTQKSETNALFLSMPRLMIDKLLESYFFYFWNEASNEIRLVTSFDTTEEDVFSFINALKNI, encoded by the coding sequence ATGAGAAGTTTTGCATCAGATAATAATTCAGGGGTTCATCCTTTGGTGATGGAAGCCCTTGCTAAAGCTAATACAGATCATGCTTTTGGATATGGAGATGATCAGTGGACTGCTGAGGCTGTGATTAAAATAAAAGAGACCTTTACTCCGGATTGCGAACCGTTGTTTGTTTTTAACGGTACAGGGAGTAATATTGTGGCTTTACAATTGCTTACTCGTCCGTATAACTCCATTATTTGTGCTGAGACTGCCCATATTTATGTAGATGAGTGTGGCTCTCCCGTGAAATCCACAGGCTGTCAGATCCGACCGATAGACACCCCCGACGGAAAGCTCACACCTGAGCTTATTTTGCCTCACCTTCACGGGTTTGGAGATCAGCATCATTCGCAGCCGGGAGCTATTTATATTTCACAATGTACCGAACTGGGAACGGTATATACAGTAGAAGAGTTGAAGGCCATTACCGAACTTGCTCACCAACATGGAATGTACGTTCACATGGACGGAGCACGCATTGCTAATGCTGCGGCAGCTTTGAATGTTTCTCTGAAAGCACTGACTGTAGATTGTGGCATTGACGTTCTTAGTTTGGGTGGAACAAAGAACGGACTGATGATGGGAGAGTGTGTTGTGATCTTTGATCCGTCTTTGGCTAAAACTGCAAAGTTCTACCGCAAGCAATCAGCCCAGTTAGCTTCTAAAATGCGCTATCTTTCTTGCCAGTTTACAGCATACCTTACAGATGATCTTTGGCTTAAGAATGCTACTCATGCAAATAATATGGCTAAACTACTTTATGAAGGACTAAAGAAATTCCCGGAGATTAAATTTACTCAGAAATCTGAAACTAATGCTTTGTTTCTTTCCATGCCTCGTCTGATGATTGATAAACTACTGGAATCGTATTTCTTCTATTTCTGGAATGAAGCGAGCAATGAAATCCGTTTAGTAACATCCTTTGATACAACGGAAGAAGATGTTTTTAGCTTTATCAATGCACTAAAAAATATTTAG
- the pdxH gene encoding pyridoxamine 5'-phosphate oxidase — protein sequence MKIDIRNIRREYSRGGLTRKNLSGNPFVQFQTWLEEAINAEVNEPTAVIIGTVSEDGKPSTRCVLLKELRDEKFVFYTNYESRKGKHLANCPYISLTFLWHELERQVHIEGIATKVSPEVSDEYFKTRPYKSRIGARISPQSRPISGRMEIMQAFIRESIRFAGHEVKRPDNWGGYAVSPTRIEFWQGRESRLHDRFLYTLLNDRNWKIERLAP from the coding sequence ATGAAAATAGATATTCGCAATATCCGAAGAGAATACTCAAGAGGTGGACTGACAAGAAAGAATCTATCGGGCAACCCGTTTGTTCAGTTTCAAACATGGTTGGAAGAAGCGATTAATGCAGAGGTCAACGAGCCTACAGCTGTGATTATAGGTACGGTTTCTGAAGATGGTAAACCTTCAACGCGCTGTGTACTACTGAAAGAATTACGAGACGAGAAATTTGTGTTCTATACTAATTATGAAAGCCGGAAAGGAAAACATCTGGCCAATTGCCCTTATATATCCCTCACTTTTCTGTGGCATGAACTCGAAAGGCAGGTACACATAGAGGGAATTGCCACCAAAGTCTCGCCGGAAGTTTCAGATGAATATTTCAAGACCCGACCTTACAAGAGCAGAATCGGGGCAAGAATCTCCCCTCAAAGCAGGCCTATTTCAGGGAGAATGGAGATCATGCAGGCATTTATCCGTGAAAGCATCCGCTTTGCCGGGCATGAGGTGAAAAGGCCTGATAACTGGGGCGGATATGCCGTCTCCCCTACCCGCATTGAGTTTTGGCAAGGACGGGAAAGCCGCTTGCACGATCGCTTTCTCTACACCTTACTAAATGACCGAAACTGGAAAATAGAAAGATTGGCTCCTTAA
- a CDS encoding TIGR02757 family protein, translating to MSIKEKLDELTAIYNTPAFIEEDPIQFPRAFFNKSARIEDIEISALLTSVITWGKRNLICRDAGKMHQIMGDSPYNYIMNQEWNILKDSGRNIHRTFFERDMWNICSGLYHYYLENDSLEELFLEDGILSGLDKLSRLMNTRHISSPKTKSPCKRTNLMLRWLVRNDGIVDMGVWKRISPSQLIIPLDLHVGRMSRTLWDDLNRTERLSTALKITNHLSEFCPEDPCKYDFALFGLGEEQSRTKVTSADFSVL from the coding sequence ATGTCCATAAAAGAAAAGCTCGACGAGCTAACTGCAATCTATAATACTCCTGCTTTTATTGAAGAAGATCCCATACAGTTTCCTCGAGCGTTTTTTAATAAATCAGCCAGGATAGAAGATATAGAGATTTCGGCATTGCTTACTTCTGTTATTACCTGGGGAAAGCGCAATTTGATCTGTCGGGATGCTGGTAAGATGCATCAAATAATGGGAGATAGCCCCTATAATTATATTATGAACCAGGAGTGGAACATTTTAAAAGATTCGGGAAGAAATATACATCGCACGTTTTTTGAACGCGATATGTGGAATATCTGTTCCGGACTTTATCATTATTATCTTGAAAACGATTCATTGGAGGAGTTATTTCTGGAAGATGGTATTTTATCAGGGTTAGATAAGCTTTCCCGGTTGATGAATACCCGCCATATTTCTTCTCCTAAGACTAAAAGCCCTTGTAAAAGAACCAACTTGATGCTTCGCTGGCTAGTGAGGAATGATGGAATAGTAGATATGGGGGTGTGGAAAAGAATTTCTCCATCTCAGCTTATCATCCCGCTTGATTTGCATGTGGGGCGGATGTCAAGAACTCTTTGGGATGATCTTAACAGGACGGAACGACTATCAACAGCTTTGAAAATTACAAATCATCTCTCAGAATTTTGCCCGGAAGATCCCTGTAAGTACGATTTTGCCTTATTTGGCCTGGGAGAAGAGCAAAGCCGGACAAAGGTCACTTCTGCTGATTTCTCGGTTTTATAA
- a CDS encoding S8 family peptidase: MKRITLLYYFFMFFFLAATQAQVTTGKLSPYTKSFLSSIKEGSTSVQQRTLYKRAAVRQSNSRDYINAYIYLKENADTQALIQEGVKISTRTKNIITALIPVDVLETVAALPEVKYVQMGTPVHKNMDKARITSNVEMVQNGTVPLTGPYFGKDVVVGIIDNGFEYGHPNFYNKDHTAYRVKRVWDQNVDTGTPPTGFSYGVEYINQDSILKVAYDLPDTSHGTHVAGIAAGADRTNGNTYYGIAGDADIVLVSYLSDDTDIANGIKYIYDYATSVGKPCVINLSLGSYMGPHDGTSSFDSLTDEMQGKGRLLVGAAGNEGQKYTHISKTFSSTDSICKAIFQFKDNFACDVWGEEGKNFKVQLCLYDPLMNAIYTSPEYSTSEINNGKKLYLATPTNQRVKGYVKFYTETNPQNNKPNAYFTSQLTSDPSIPTGYHLGLIIKATEGTVNAWGDDSSCSFTSLNQSGWSGGNNDCSIGEIGGTGKQIVSVGAYTTKTSYTNLNNETYNSTETLNALASFSSTGPTIDGRMKPEITAPGSLIVSSVSSYDTDPTNRVKATTVEGNTYYYGMMEGTSMSTPYVTGVLATWLQANPELTPTEVKSILQKTAINDSYTGNILSNGNNTWGYGKIDAYNGILEIIKQSTSIEDMPVQPQPILMYTTPDNQQLLKFLFTQGDTNVQINLFNVNGQKLQSRKITGITSKQEETVDLGNLPKGLYLIKITGDKLNQVFKASTK, translated from the coding sequence ATGAAACGAATTACCCTACTGTATTATTTCTTCATGTTTTTCTTTCTTGCTGCAACTCAGGCACAGGTCACCACAGGAAAACTATCTCCTTATACAAAGTCATTTCTCTCAAGTATAAAAGAAGGAAGTACTTCTGTACAACAAAGAACGCTCTATAAAAGAGCAGCAGTAAGACAATCCAATTCCAGAGATTATATAAACGCTTATATTTATCTGAAAGAGAATGCAGACACTCAAGCTCTGATACAGGAAGGTGTAAAAATCAGTACCCGTACAAAAAATATAATTACTGCCCTGATTCCAGTTGACGTGCTCGAAACTGTTGCAGCTTTACCCGAAGTAAAATATGTACAAATGGGAACTCCCGTACATAAGAATATGGACAAAGCCAGGATTACCTCCAACGTTGAAATGGTACAAAATGGAACAGTTCCATTAACCGGACCATACTTTGGCAAAGATGTAGTAGTAGGGATTATAGACAATGGATTTGAATACGGCCATCCCAATTTTTATAATAAAGACCATACTGCATATCGGGTAAAAAGAGTATGGGATCAGAATGTAGATACAGGGACTCCCCCTACAGGCTTTAGCTATGGAGTGGAATACATCAACCAGGATTCTATTCTAAAAGTAGCCTATGATCTGCCGGATACATCACATGGAACCCATGTTGCAGGTATCGCTGCCGGAGCGGACAGAACAAATGGAAATACATACTATGGAATTGCCGGAGATGCAGACATTGTATTGGTATCCTATCTTAGCGATGATACTGACATTGCTAATGGAATAAAGTATATCTATGATTATGCCACCTCAGTGGGCAAACCTTGCGTAATTAACCTCAGCTTAGGAAGTTATATGGGTCCCCATGACGGTACATCTTCTTTTGATTCCCTGACAGATGAGATGCAGGGTAAAGGACGTTTACTGGTAGGTGCTGCAGGCAACGAGGGACAAAAGTATACACATATATCAAAAACGTTCAGTTCAACAGATTCCATTTGCAAAGCAATCTTTCAGTTTAAAGACAACTTTGCTTGTGATGTCTGGGGAGAGGAGGGAAAGAACTTCAAGGTACAACTCTGCCTTTATGACCCTCTTATGAATGCTATTTATACAAGTCCGGAATACAGTACCTCCGAAATAAATAACGGTAAGAAACTCTATTTAGCTACTCCAACTAATCAGCGAGTGAAAGGTTATGTTAAATTCTATACTGAAACCAATCCGCAAAACAACAAGCCCAATGCATATTTTACATCTCAATTAACTTCCGACCCTTCCATCCCGACAGGTTATCATCTAGGGCTCATTATAAAAGCAACAGAAGGAACTGTAAATGCCTGGGGAGATGATAGTTCTTGCTCTTTCACTAGCCTTAATCAGTCCGGGTGGTCTGGTGGTAATAATGATTGTTCCATCGGAGAGATTGGAGGAACAGGTAAACAAATAGTCAGTGTGGGAGCATATACAACCAAAACCTCATATACAAACCTGAACAATGAAACCTATAATTCAACTGAGACATTAAATGCTCTTGCATCTTTCTCGAGCACAGGCCCAACAATCGATGGACGTATGAAACCAGAAATAACTGCACCAGGAAGTCTTATCGTTTCTTCTGTATCCAGTTATGATACTGATCCAACTAACAGAGTAAAAGCTACAACAGTAGAAGGTAATACTTATTATTACGGTATGATGGAAGGAACTTCAATGTCTACACCTTACGTTACCGGTGTTTTGGCAACCTGGTTACAAGCCAATCCAGAACTTACACCTACTGAAGTAAAAAGCATCCTCCAGAAAACAGCAATCAATGATTCTTATACGGGAAATATACTTTCTAACGGGAATAACACTTGGGGATATGGTAAGATTGATGCCTATAATGGAATTCTTGAGATAATTAAACAATCTACCTCAATTGAAGACATGCCTGTTCAACCTCAACCAATACTGATGTATACTACTCCTGATAATCAACAATTGCTTAAGTTCTTATTTACACAAGGAGATACAAATGTACAAATCAATTTATTTAACGTGAATGGGCAAAAACTTCAAAGCAGAAAAATTACCGGGATAACAAGCAAGCAAGAAGAGACTGTTGATTTAGGTAATCTTCCAAAAGGTCTTTATCTGATTAAGATTACAGGAGATAAGTTGAATCAGGTTTTTAAAGCAAGTACAAAATAA